AGCTAGCCGCAGGGATCGCGATCCGCGAGGCACTGGAGCAAGTCGGCGCGCGAGTGTTCATGACCGCCGTCGCGAGATCACAAGCGGCCGACTGTTTCGACGAAGCCGCCGGAATGATCGAACGAAGCGACGCACTTTCCAAAATCTTCGACGTGCGACGCTCGACCTACAGAGCCATCCACCAGACGCGCAACGCGGTTATCGCAGCAATAACCGCGAGCGGAGGGAGTTCGCAAGGGAAGAACGCAAACTGCTTGATCCTTGACGAACTGCACGAGTGGAAAGACCGCTCGTTTTTCGGATCGCTGCTGTATGCAACATCGGCGCGACTGAATTCGCTGGTTTTTATGATCACCACCGCCGGCGATAACCTGACCTCGATCTGCTATGAGGAATACGAGCGAGCGAAGCGAATCAGCGAGGGTAAAGATATGTCGATCGACCATTTACCGCTAATTTTCGAAGCGCCGGCCGATGCGGATTGGAAGAAGACCGCGACGTGGAAGAAAGCGAACCCGTCCTACGGAATCACACTACCCGAGCGACAAATCGAAGCCGCGATAAACCAGGCAAAGGGATCGCCGCAACGAATCGGCGACTTGAAACGCTACCGGTTGAATCAGTGGACGCAACCGAGGGACGCCTGGCTTGATGTTTCGGCGTGGGACGCACTACCCGAAGCGAACGAGCAAGACCTGGTCGGCCAGCCGTGCTACGCGGGCGTGGACCTCGCACGCGTGCACGACTTCGCAGCGCTGGTCCGGCTATTCGAGCACGACGACGGAACGCTTTCGTACCTATTCAAATTGTGGGTGCCAGAGGAGCTAGTCGCGGAGAAACAACACAGCGACCAAATCCCGTTGGTTGATTGGGTGCAGCGTGGCTTCGTCACTGCGACGCCTGGTGCCTCGATCGACTTTTCCCGGATACGGAAGGACATAGTCGAAGCCCACGAAGAAACACCGATGAAAGAACTAGGGTACGACCCCGCGATGGCTGAGCTTCTATGTAACCAAATGCTACGCGGAGAGGACGGGCTAAATACCGTGCAAGTTCCGCCGCGAATGTCGTTTATGTCGCCGCCGTCGACCGAATTCGAACGACTCATTGAAGCCGGAAAACTCCGACATGACCACAACCCCGCTATCTCATGGATGATCGGGAACGTGATCGTATACCAGGACACAAACGAGCAAATCCGGCCGATGAAAGGACGCTCAAACGGACGCATTGACGGGATAACGGCCGCGATCATAGCGACCAATCGACGAATGCAAGTAACCGTCGAAGAGTCGCCGACATTCTACGACACACGCAAACCAGAGATGTTTTAAGCGATGAAACCTCTAACGAGACTACGCGCCGCCGTGAGAATCACAAACGCGGCTTATTTCGACCTCCGCGAGTGGCTGCTCGCGTTTCAATCGCAGAACGCGGCAGAGTGGGGCGCAATGGTGCTGGCCGCAATCATGGTCGTTTCTATCGCGTTTCTATCGGCATCCCTCGCGGCCGGAATGCTGATCGGCGCCGCGATGCTGGCGTATCTGCTGATGTTCATCGACGTACTAGTGAGCCTACGAAAATGAACAAGCGCCAGCGACTAAGAAACGCCGCGGCAATGGTGAACCGTTTTATACGGTCCGCGATGATCGAA
This genomic window from Allorhodopirellula heiligendammensis contains:
- a CDS encoding terminase large subunit, which encodes MAAKPKYTPTRAQLKRAADEGWADWIQTPQDEVAVARGCYFDIGAAMATRNLFESVLTHGKAPFDGKPFLLLDWQWHGLIGPLYGWRMPDGTRRFLSCFTFIPKKNGKTQLAAGIAIREALEQVGARVFMTAVARSQAADCFDEAAGMIERSDALSKIFDVRRSTYRAIHQTRNAVIAAITASGGSSQGKNANCLILDELHEWKDRSFFGSLLYATSARLNSLVFMITTAGDNLTSICYEEYERAKRISEGKDMSIDHLPLIFEAPADADWKKTATWKKANPSYGITLPERQIEAAINQAKGSPQRIGDLKRYRLNQWTQPRDAWLDVSAWDALPEANEQDLVGQPCYAGVDLARVHDFAALVRLFEHDDGTLSYLFKLWVPEELVAEKQHSDQIPLVDWVQRGFVTATPGASIDFSRIRKDIVEAHEETPMKELGYDPAMAELLCNQMLRGEDGLNTVQVPPRMSFMSPPSTEFERLIEAGKLRHDHNPAISWMIGNVIVYQDTNEQIRPMKGRSNGRIDGITAAIIATNRRMQVTVEESPTFYDTRKPEMF